A stretch of the Leguminivora glycinivorella isolate SPB_JAAS2020 chromosome 2, LegGlyc_1.1, whole genome shotgun sequence genome encodes the following:
- the LOC125240044 gene encoding heterogeneous nuclear ribonucleoprotein H2, with the protein MLGSGDGGNIVKLRGLPFSTTVEDVLDFLSGVNVLNGKDGVHLTEVRPGRPSGECFVEVETPEDVDEALKKDKENMGKRYIEVFSTDRQDMEWALNAMRQSENGFGSLPHVTDDMGIVKLRGLPFGCSKEEIVQFFDGLNVATDGVHLLSDASGRASGEAFVHFSDKESADQALSRDREKIGHRYIEVFLSSADEVRAYGARMEGGGFRSTRGYRPAPYDRNDRFGGRPTRGRGGFNRGDNFSGGGFGGRGGFRRGGGGGGGGGGHCVHMRGLPFKASPQDVAYFFKPIRPMNINILYDNSGRPSGEADVEFECHEDAMRAMRRDKNNMDHRYIELFLKSAPGGGGFKPNRNFRN; encoded by the exons ATGTTGGGGTCTGGCGACGGCGGCAACATTGTGAAGCTCAGGGGCTTGCCTTTCTCCACGACCGTTGAAGACGTTCTCGACTTTCTCAGCGGCGTCAATGTACTAAACGGAAAGGATG GTGTCCATCTTACTGAAGTGCGACCAGGCCGGCCCTCGGGAGAGTGCTTCGTGGAAGTGGAGACTCCGGAGGATGTCGACGAAGCTCTGAAAAAGGATAAGGAGAATATGGGGAAGAGATACATTGAAG TCTTCTCCACTGACCGCCAAGACATGGAATGGGCTCTGAACGCCATGCGCCAAAGTGAAAATGGCTTCGGCAGTCTCCCACATGTGACTGACGATATGGGCATTGTCAAGCTGCGAGGCCTGCCGTTTGGCTGCTCGAAGGAAGAAATTGTCCAGTTCTTCGATG GGTTGAACGTCGCTACTGACGGGGTGCATTTGCTATCGGACGCCTCGGGCCGCGCCTCCGGAGAAGCCTTCGTTCACTTCTCCGACAAGGAAAGCGCGGATCAGGCGCTCTCCAGGGACAGGGAGAAAATAGGACACAG ATACATAGAGGTCTTCCTGAGTTCAGCCGACGAGGTTCGAGCGTACGGCGCACGAATGGAAGGCGGTGGCTTCAGATCAACTAGAGGCTACCGACCGGCGCCTTATGACCGCAATGACCGTTTTGGTGGACGACCGACGCGCGGTCGCGGCGGGTTCAACAGAG GTGACAACTTCTCTGGTGGCGGTttcggcgggcgcggcggcttCAGACGCGGCggcggaggcggcggcggcggcggcggccacTGCGTGCACATGCGAGGGTTGCCCTTCAAGGCTTCACCACAAGATGTCGCTTAT TTCTTTAAACCCATCCGGCCGATGAACATAAACATTCTATACGACAACAGCGGACGACCTTCGGGAGAGGCTGATGTCGAATTCGAGTGCCACGAGGACGCCATGCGG GCCATGCGTCGCGACAAGAACAACATGGACCACCGCTACATCGAGCTGTTCCTGAAGTCGGCGCCCGGCGGCGGCGGCTTCAAGCCAAACCGCAACTTCAGGAACTGA